One stretch of Schlesneria sp. DSM 10557 DNA includes these proteins:
- a CDS encoding ABC transporter ATP-binding protein — MSDFALRVEGLTKSFRLGHRVSYHRFSELIENVATNLARLPRRLMSARGASQTNSPEMFQALDDVSFEIQRGEVVGFIGRNGAGKSTLLKLLSRITYPTHGRIEIRGRVGSLLEVGTGFHPELTGRENIFMNGAVLGMTRREIRKKFDEIVAFSEVERFLDTAVKHYSSGMYVRLAFAVAAHLEPEILIVDEVLAVGDAAFQQKCLGKMGSASRQGKTVLIVSHSLPVITNLCKRAILLEKGKITANGTPAEVVKQYLANVRSASGEVVWPSQETAPGNDMVRLHAVRVVQSEVEGATADVDIAHDISVKISYWNLIPNQQLYAALWLKDSNGTFVLATSNVKAISLTDDPWYGTPQPVGLFESTCTIPGNFLNEGRYTISAIVGRVPQKTTILQESVLTFDVHDTGSMREEYFGNWTGPVIRPRLPWNTVQS, encoded by the coding sequence GTGAGCGATTTCGCTTTACGTGTTGAAGGACTGACAAAGTCTTTTCGTTTAGGGCATCGCGTCTCTTACCACCGGTTCTCGGAACTGATCGAGAACGTGGCGACCAATCTGGCGCGGCTGCCCCGTCGACTGATGTCCGCACGTGGTGCGTCCCAGACGAACTCGCCCGAAATGTTCCAGGCTCTCGACGACGTGTCCTTTGAAATTCAGCGGGGGGAAGTCGTCGGTTTCATCGGTCGAAACGGGGCGGGCAAAAGCACACTTTTGAAGCTGCTTTCCCGAATTACGTATCCGACACATGGAAGGATTGAAATCCGGGGCCGGGTCGGCAGTTTGCTGGAGGTCGGCACAGGATTTCATCCGGAACTGACCGGCCGCGAAAATATCTTCATGAACGGTGCCGTCCTTGGGATGACGCGCCGCGAGATCCGAAAAAAATTTGACGAAATTGTCGCCTTTTCAGAAGTCGAACGCTTTCTGGATACCGCCGTCAAACACTATTCCAGCGGGATGTACGTTCGACTGGCATTTGCCGTCGCAGCGCATCTGGAACCCGAGATTCTGATTGTGGATGAAGTTCTGGCGGTCGGCGATGCCGCCTTTCAGCAGAAATGCCTGGGCAAAATGGGATCGGCCAGTCGACAGGGCAAGACGGTCCTGATCGTATCTCATAGTCTGCCCGTGATCACAAATTTGTGTAAGCGGGCAATCCTGCTGGAAAAAGGAAAAATCACTGCCAACGGGACCCCCGCCGAAGTGGTGAAGCAGTATCTGGCCAACGTCAGGTCGGCATCCGGTGAAGTCGTCTGGCCGTCACAGGAAACCGCTCCCGGCAACGACATGGTGCGGTTACATGCCGTTCGCGTCGTCCAGTCAGAAGTCGAAGGGGCTACGGCCGACGTCGATATCGCACACGATATCTCGGTCAAAATCAGTTACTGGAATTTGATTCCCAACCAGCAGCTCTATGCGGCATTGTGGCTGAAAGATTCGAACGGGACGTTCGTTCTGGCGACTTCCAACGTCAAAGCGATCAGTTTGACCGATGATCCCTGGTATGGCACTCCGCAACCGGTAGGACTGTTCGAATCGACCTGCACAATCCCGGGTAACTTCCTGAATGAGGGGCGGTATACGATCTCTGCCATCGTCGGGCGGGTGCCTCAGAAAACTACCATCCTGCAGGAGTCGGTCCTGACGTTCGACGTCCATGATACCGGTTCCATGCGAGAAGAATACTTCGGGAATTGGACCGGCCCCGTGATCCGCCCCCGACTTCCCTGGAACACCGTACAGAGCTAA
- a CDS encoding beta strand repeat-containing protein, translated as MQLGPPAFEGGQGVPDGAIPFDQYGSEPLPSGSGSLYGMTRVDRVFAPRVNIDSRGGSLYGYDAGYSNIGVFVPYKIEDNALVFVHGMGMVTYDSRGGGTVGTGWRYYMEGIDRIAGLSVWFDFDNGHAKPYQQVGLSFESLGRYVDYRVNGYIPFSNADHVLYSQLSPQAVLYGSGIGLIRNNTVEQSYTGLDAETGGPMPYLGRYGLNAYIGAYYFTGNGYKGGNFTGVSGRFMAQINEDVQFGVQVTNDHVFGLNTQFQVFMNLPDGKPGRWLRNLRVHDRMVQNVFRQNRVMAKVDSYQTIDVAINPETNAPYFVANIDPNLGFGGNGQITNPFNSIAQYESLTEAQRRQYDIVLVRPRTDSSNTNLDTASTMELFDGQRLLSTSVAHSFTTANLPGQNLVLPGFTGGSAPKLFNSSGGDVITLVGGNTRMIEVSGFDIDGSGTGNGIRGNNNRAVNINRNNIHDGLNGVLLTNLSGSIADGAESQFLANTVTNNVSNGISVLNSGSPPFVTPLDVIVQGNEFTSNGNDGLRLEARAGATIGGIIGGVNVAATDTTPAITRSNTFDSNGGNGLNLLANGGTLLFKSPPVTPAPNAPPYIPQFGVPNDAYGIYNNIFTNNTLDGLHIETTNNSIARINVVNNSFGLESSATSGNKRYGLGLLSDSGVTEISIGGALIENPDGTFYNPGNTFDFNSVSAINLAVGGTAALSYDIINNTITNGATSTVAAPRDSFEFFFNGTSGSSPFTITNKSDPGIEITSVIWNLAGTPATIAATGQGANGSVNPVVLQPISDSLLTSLNGLAVTPGSSPLLITGLNAPANNANSGMAAGSQLIPLGFTDFDPNEVFSATARLELASGSSPLTSAATNGSSITVNFSNGLSSTQRVTQLNSTSDAVSATGDVFGASIPGFGNGQDGIHIASSGASVVNSANIINNTVTGYGGYGIRVETSGTSTSNNLLIRNNEISNNGTGITGAGISAFTGGGLALERHDSSTLNAIIDSNIISSNFNDGISLRSDGTSTGGMTVVSRDNDVLNNAGNGLQISTDGNARLNFTSQRDNYSGNGAGSGNNIDTTGGDNMAFVSNGNSVLDVTLQNVFSNSSSGTGETSNGVPTGNGLSGTTNGSSTLNLLVTGSSLSNNRLNGIVLNSNDRSYMHASIYDTLMNSNNENGILFNRASASLVRANIVNSSMQSNLVNGFNFHGLGNDPEDPTQKYPGPNRINLIQSSLNNNGINGVGQGARVDLLGDSQLVLNATATTFNNNAQNGLRVSLSPGAEFGYTMGNERSTFDNVQINNNGSNGIFMTSTITPTDQTTNNPVLPYDAPSVTFMQVSANTGSTEINGNGFGANATGLSGILAQYLGGDHDILVQGDTVNATPKYGTFIQGNRGDGIFVQSAISADTQLTVDRVIVGGPLAINANGGHGINFQTVSKLTIVDGADSTTWLFNGAGRATLNVTESVVQGNTLNGINLFGNGFSDVSLTSDGTGNWSSDPGGVLNANISDSQIAGNGGSGVNILLQGNFGGFRYSASDIDATEYSTFNLVGNNIHDNGAFGVKMEQNAGYARTDYFVLFQDTNADADPPIPFNPNDTQNNGLGNTGYNTSIKDADRLSNYMFLPTLNNAKLNLYNNNIQYNGRAGDLRAADGVFIRVSTQSYLAADILNNRMTGNVANDLHVESFVQYNPQNGQTWQPLLSVRATPPDPSTVYLDYTAQMDMRLRGNIGNTVNIQDPMVNTLRDGSNVYMPLDGNSTPNGAVLGSRDASNADPFKDNNISNFGYENPLPRLVQLFQIDDGNNLNVTNNFSQNGVTQDLQNAFYNGNFHLRAFQDPDFPNPDFPLYFGDSPGNPFLP; from the coding sequence GTGCAACTTGGTCCGCCTGCTTTTGAGGGTGGGCAGGGAGTCCCGGATGGGGCAATCCCGTTCGATCAGTATGGATCCGAGCCGCTTCCTAGCGGATCCGGGTCCCTGTACGGGATGACCCGAGTCGATCGGGTGTTCGCTCCTCGAGTGAACATCGATTCTCGCGGCGGCAGCCTGTACGGTTACGATGCGGGTTACTCGAACATCGGGGTGTTCGTCCCCTATAAGATCGAAGACAACGCCCTGGTCTTCGTTCACGGGATGGGTATGGTCACCTACGATAGTCGCGGCGGCGGTACGGTCGGTACCGGCTGGCGATACTACATGGAGGGGATTGACCGCATTGCGGGTCTCTCTGTGTGGTTCGACTTTGACAACGGTCACGCCAAACCGTATCAGCAGGTCGGCCTCAGCTTTGAATCGCTTGGTCGCTACGTCGACTATCGCGTGAACGGATACATTCCGTTCAGCAATGCCGACCATGTTCTCTACAGTCAACTCTCTCCCCAGGCCGTGCTTTACGGCAGCGGGATCGGTTTGATTCGTAATAACACCGTCGAACAGTCCTACACCGGTCTGGATGCCGAGACTGGCGGTCCGATGCCATATCTGGGTCGTTACGGACTGAACGCCTACATCGGTGCCTACTACTTCACCGGCAACGGATATAAGGGTGGCAACTTCACCGGGGTCAGCGGCCGGTTCATGGCTCAGATCAATGAAGACGTCCAGTTCGGCGTTCAAGTGACGAACGACCATGTCTTTGGATTGAACACCCAGTTCCAGGTTTTCATGAATCTGCCTGACGGCAAGCCAGGTCGCTGGTTGCGGAACCTCCGCGTCCACGACCGAATGGTTCAGAACGTGTTCCGCCAGAACCGCGTGATGGCCAAAGTCGACAGCTATCAGACAATTGATGTTGCCATCAATCCCGAAACCAATGCACCTTACTTCGTGGCCAACATCGACCCGAATCTCGGGTTCGGTGGAAACGGTCAGATCACCAATCCGTTTAACAGCATCGCTCAGTACGAATCGCTCACGGAAGCTCAACGACGTCAGTACGACATCGTCCTGGTCCGACCTCGAACCGATTCGTCCAACACCAACCTCGACACTGCGTCGACGATGGAACTGTTTGATGGTCAGCGTTTGCTGAGCACTTCGGTTGCACACAGCTTCACCACAGCCAACCTTCCCGGCCAGAACCTGGTATTGCCCGGATTCACCGGTGGATCCGCTCCCAAGCTGTTTAACAGCAGTGGCGGCGACGTGATCACCCTGGTGGGTGGAAACACTCGCATGATCGAAGTCTCGGGCTTTGACATCGATGGCAGTGGGACCGGTAACGGTATTCGCGGTAACAACAACCGTGCTGTCAACATCAACCGCAACAACATCCACGACGGCTTGAACGGCGTGCTGCTGACGAACCTTTCCGGTTCGATCGCAGACGGGGCCGAATCCCAGTTCCTCGCGAACACGGTGACGAACAACGTCAGCAATGGTATCAGTGTGCTAAACTCTGGCTCGCCTCCGTTCGTGACACCGCTTGACGTGATCGTTCAAGGGAACGAATTCACGAGCAACGGGAATGACGGCTTGCGACTTGAAGCTCGTGCTGGTGCAACAATCGGCGGGATCATTGGTGGTGTAAACGTTGCCGCGACAGACACCACCCCTGCCATTACTCGCTCCAATACATTTGACAGCAACGGTGGCAACGGTCTGAACCTGTTGGCGAACGGTGGTACCCTGCTGTTCAAGTCGCCACCAGTGACTCCTGCACCGAATGCTCCGCCCTATATTCCTCAGTTCGGCGTACCGAACGATGCATACGGCATCTACAACAATATCTTCACAAACAACACGCTGGATGGTTTGCACATCGAAACCACGAACAACTCAATCGCTCGCATCAATGTCGTCAACAACAGCTTTGGTCTGGAATCGTCAGCCACCAGTGGCAACAAGCGATACGGTCTGGGTCTGTTGTCCGACAGCGGCGTGACGGAGATTTCAATCGGTGGTGCCCTGATCGAGAATCCTGACGGGACGTTCTACAACCCCGGGAACACCTTTGACTTTAACTCGGTTTCGGCGATCAATCTGGCTGTCGGTGGGACCGCCGCCTTGTCCTACGACATCATTAACAACACCATCACCAACGGCGCAACCTCGACTGTCGCCGCCCCAAGAGATTCGTTCGAATTCTTTTTCAATGGCACAAGCGGGTCCAGCCCCTTCACCATTACGAACAAGTCGGATCCGGGAATCGAGATCACCAGTGTGATCTGGAACCTGGCAGGTACCCCTGCGACGATCGCAGCGACCGGTCAGGGAGCCAATGGAAGTGTAAACCCGGTTGTCCTTCAACCGATCAGCGATTCTCTGTTGACCTCGTTAAACGGACTGGCTGTCACCCCAGGGTCTTCACCACTGTTGATTACCGGACTGAACGCTCCTGCTAACAATGCCAACTCCGGGATGGCCGCTGGCAGTCAGTTGATCCCGCTCGGCTTCACCGACTTCGATCCAAACGAAGTCTTCAGTGCCACGGCTCGACTGGAACTCGCCTCGGGCAGCTCGCCGCTGACCTCGGCCGCGACGAACGGGTCGTCCATCACGGTGAACTTCAGCAATGGATTGTCGTCAACGCAGCGAGTCACACAGCTCAATTCAACCAGCGACGCGGTCTCGGCCACGGGTGACGTGTTCGGTGCATCGATTCCCGGCTTTGGCAATGGCCAGGACGGAATCCACATCGCCTCGTCGGGTGCCTCGGTCGTGAACTCGGCTAACATCATCAACAATACGGTTACGGGTTACGGCGGTTATGGTATCCGAGTCGAAACTTCGGGAACCTCGACCTCAAATAACCTGCTGATTCGCAACAATGAGATCTCGAACAACGGCACGGGAATCACGGGTGCGGGTATCTCGGCCTTCACCGGCGGTGGACTGGCCCTGGAACGACATGACAGCTCGACGCTCAACGCGATCATCGATTCCAACATCATTTCCTCGAACTTCAATGACGGAATCTCATTGCGGTCCGATGGAACATCAACCGGCGGCATGACAGTCGTGTCTCGTGACAATGACGTCCTGAACAACGCGGGGAACGGTCTGCAGATCTCAACAGACGGTAACGCTCGCTTGAACTTCACCTCGCAGCGAGACAACTACAGCGGCAACGGTGCTGGTTCGGGTAACAACATCGACACGACCGGTGGCGATAACATGGCCTTTGTCAGCAACGGAAACTCGGTCCTGGACGTCACACTCCAGAACGTGTTCTCCAACAGCTCCTCGGGCACGGGTGAAACCTCGAATGGTGTCCCCACGGGCAACGGTCTGTCTGGAACCACCAACGGCAGCAGTACCCTCAACCTGCTCGTCACGGGAAGCTCGTTGTCGAACAACCGCCTCAACGGTATCGTCCTGAACAGCAACGACCGGTCGTACATGCATGCCAGCATCTACGACACGCTGATGAACAGCAATAACGAGAACGGTATTCTGTTCAACCGAGCTTCTGCTTCACTGGTTCGGGCCAATATCGTCAACAGCTCGATGCAAAGCAACTTGGTCAACGGCTTCAATTTCCATGGACTTGGTAATGATCCCGAGGATCCAACACAGAAGTATCCTGGGCCGAATCGCATCAACCTGATTCAGTCGTCGCTGAACAACAACGGTATCAACGGAGTTGGACAAGGTGCCCGAGTCGACCTGCTTGGTGATTCGCAACTGGTCCTCAACGCCACGGCGACGACATTCAATAATAATGCTCAGAACGGCCTTCGCGTCAGCCTAAGCCCAGGTGCGGAGTTCGGATATACGATGGGAAATGAACGGTCAACATTCGATAACGTGCAGATCAATAACAACGGATCGAATGGAATCTTCATGACCAGTACTATCACTCCAACTGACCAAACGACCAACAATCCTGTTCTGCCTTACGATGCTCCATCTGTAACGTTCATGCAAGTGAGTGCCAACACTGGAAGCACAGAAATCAACGGCAATGGCTTCGGTGCCAACGCTACTGGATTGAGCGGTATTCTGGCTCAGTACCTGGGAGGAGACCATGATATCTTGGTCCAGGGAGACACTGTGAATGCGACGCCAAAGTATGGAACATTCATCCAGGGCAACCGGGGAGATGGTATCTTCGTCCAATCGGCGATCTCAGCGGATACCCAATTGACTGTTGATCGAGTGATCGTAGGCGGGCCGCTTGCAATTAATGCTAACGGTGGCCACGGGATCAACTTCCAGACCGTTTCGAAGCTCACGATCGTGGACGGAGCTGATTCTACAACCTGGTTGTTCAATGGTGCGGGACGTGCCACGCTAAACGTGACCGAATCAGTTGTACAGGGTAATACGCTCAACGGAATCAACCTATTCGGGAACGGCTTCTCGGATGTATCGCTGACCTCGGACGGAACTGGGAACTGGTCATCAGATCCAGGGGGTGTGTTGAACGCGAATATCTCGGATTCGCAGATTGCTGGTAACGGGGGAAGCGGGGTCAATATTCTGTTGCAAGGCAACTTTGGTGGATTTAGATACTCCGCTTCAGACATTGATGCGACCGAGTACAGTACTTTCAATCTCGTGGGCAATAACATCCATGATAATGGCGCGTTCGGTGTGAAAATGGAACAGAACGCAGGTTACGCGAGAACTGACTATTTCGTGCTGTTCCAAGACACCAATGCTGACGCTGATCCTCCCATCCCATTCAATCCGAACGACACACAGAATAATGGCTTGGGTAACACGGGATACAACACTTCGATCAAGGATGCTGATCGCTTGAGCAACTACATGTTCCTGCCAACCCTCAACAATGCGAAACTGAATCTCTACAACAACAATATTCAGTATAACGGTCGGGCAGGCGACTTGAGAGCTGCGGATGGTGTGTTTATCCGAGTTAGTACGCAGTCCTACCTGGCTGCGGATATCTTGAACAACCGGATGACGGGCAACGTTGCGAACGATCTGCATGTTGAATCCTTCGTGCAATACAACCCACAGAACGGTCAGACATGGCAGCCACTGTTGAGTGTTCGAGCGACTCCTCCAGATCCAAGCACGGTCTATCTTGACTACACGGCTCAGATGGACATGCGGCTGCGAGGTAATATCGGAAACACCGTCAACATCCAGGATCCGATGGTTAATACGTTGCGGGATGGCAGCAACGTCTACATGCCACTTGATGGCAACTCAACTCCCAACGGTGCAGTTCTTGGAAGTCGAGATGCGTCAAATGCGGATCCATTCAAGGACAACAATATCTCGAACTTCGGATATGAGAATCCGTTGCCTCGACTGGTTCAGCTGTTCCAGATTGACGATGGGAATAACCTGAATGTGACCAACAACTTCAGCCAGAATGGTGTGACGCAAGATCTGCAGAATGCGTTCTACAACGGAAACTTCCACTTGAGAGCATTCCAGGATCCGGATTTCCCGAATCCAGATTTCCCTCTGTACTTCGGCGACAGCCCAGGCAACCCATTCCTGCCGTAA
- a CDS encoding PfkB family carbohydrate kinase, translating into MASSASHDSARRKIGSIEHLAAEIAARQAEGKRVIHCHGVFDPMHIGHIRHFAAAKSLGDLLVVTVTPDRFVNKGPHRPVFPDELRAEAIAALETVDYVGINLWPTAIETIQTLRPNVFVKGSEFRGGKDLTGAIKLEEEAIVSVGGKLEFTDDVTFSASHLVNRHLSVFPQEVSDYLADFSQRTSTGEILKFLDQARKLKVLVVGETVIDDYQYVEAIGKSSKEPTLVVKSLNNDRFVGGAAAVANHVAGFCDNVTLHSILGEINSEEDFIRSRLKPHIDAGFLIRDRSPTIVKRRFIEQYFYSKLFEVYELNDERPTIAESQAWTSAIAGRLNQFDVVIVIDSGHGFLTREMIDLLCRESRFLVVNTQANAGNQGYHVISNYPRADYICIAENEMRLESRDRRSDLKPMMEDVSRRLNCPRVVVTRGKKGCCTYQQDVGHVDVPAFASNVVDRIGAGDAFLSITSLCAAQNAPMEVLGFIGNVVGAQAVATVGNQSPIERIPLSRHIEHLLK; encoded by the coding sequence ATGGCGTCCTCCGCATCTCACGACAGTGCACGTCGCAAAATCGGGTCGATCGAGCATTTGGCCGCGGAAATCGCGGCACGCCAGGCGGAAGGAAAACGCGTCATCCACTGTCATGGGGTCTTCGACCCGATGCACATCGGACACATTCGCCATTTTGCGGCGGCGAAGTCTCTGGGAGATCTGCTGGTCGTCACCGTCACCCCGGATCGCTTCGTCAACAAGGGCCCTCATCGTCCCGTCTTTCCGGACGAACTTCGAGCCGAAGCGATTGCCGCACTGGAAACAGTCGATTACGTGGGCATCAATCTGTGGCCCACGGCGATCGAGACGATTCAAACCCTGCGCCCGAATGTGTTCGTGAAAGGATCGGAATTCCGCGGAGGAAAAGATCTGACTGGTGCGATCAAGCTGGAAGAGGAGGCGATCGTCTCTGTCGGGGGAAAGCTGGAATTCACCGATGACGTGACCTTCAGCGCTTCACACCTCGTCAACCGGCATCTCTCGGTCTTCCCGCAAGAGGTGAGCGACTATCTCGCCGATTTCTCGCAGCGGACTTCAACCGGCGAAATTCTGAAATTTCTCGATCAGGCTCGCAAACTGAAAGTCCTGGTTGTCGGCGAAACCGTGATCGATGACTATCAATATGTCGAAGCGATCGGCAAGTCATCGAAAGAACCGACTCTTGTCGTGAAGTCGCTGAACAATGACCGTTTCGTCGGGGGGGCGGCCGCAGTCGCCAATCACGTTGCCGGCTTTTGCGACAATGTCACCCTGCACTCCATTCTCGGCGAAATCAATTCCGAGGAAGACTTCATTCGGTCCCGGTTGAAACCCCATATCGACGCGGGATTTCTGATTCGAGACCGTTCGCCGACGATCGTCAAACGACGATTCATCGAACAGTACTTCTACAGCAAACTGTTCGAAGTCTATGAGCTGAATGACGAGCGTCCCACGATTGCCGAAAGCCAGGCCTGGACGTCCGCCATTGCAGGTCGGCTGAACCAGTTCGACGTGGTGATTGTGATTGATTCTGGGCATGGGTTTCTGACCCGGGAAATGATTGACCTGCTCTGCCGCGAAAGTCGCTTTCTCGTCGTCAACACGCAGGCAAATGCGGGAAATCAGGGATATCATGTCATTTCCAACTATCCCCGGGCCGATTACATCTGCATTGCTGAAAATGAAATGCGGCTGGAGTCGCGTGATCGACGCAGTGATCTCAAACCGATGATGGAAGATGTCTCCCGCCGGTTGAACTGTCCTCGTGTTGTCGTGACCCGTGGAAAGAAGGGATGCTGTACCTACCAGCAGGATGTGGGGCACGTCGATGTGCCCGCTTTCGCCTCGAACGTGGTCGATCGAATCGGCGCAGGGGACGCCTTCCTGTCGATTACATCGCTTTGCGCGGCACAAAACGCTCCCATGGAAGTGCTGGGCTTCATCGGAAACGTCGTCGGAGCACAGGCCGTGGCCACCGTCGGCAATCAATCGCCGATCGAGCGAATTCCACTCTCACGCCATATCGAACATTTGCTGAAATAA